The proteins below are encoded in one region of Heliangelus exortis chromosome 22, bHelExo1.hap1, whole genome shotgun sequence:
- the ENDOG gene encoding endonuclease G, mitochondrial: MLGARWVLRARWVLPAASLALGAGLGAALATRRGSQSDEAEGLLARLPVVPVVAAAGPPALPGSGRVELTKYGLPGLAQLRSRESYVLCYDPRSRSALWVVEQLNRETLSGTSDRGDCEFLEDDSVHEYHRATNADYRGSGFDRGHLAAAANHKWSQKAMRDTFYLSNIAPQDPHLNQHAWNNLEKYSRGLARSNKNVYVCTGPLYLPRMEADGKMYVKYQVIGKNNVAVPTHFFKVLILEKESGEIELRSYVMPNSPVDEKIPLERFLVPIESIERASGLLFVPNILKRTSNLKAITAGNKH; the protein is encoded by the exons ATGCTGGGGGCCCGATGGGTGCTGCGGGCCCGGTGGGTGCTGCCCGCCGCCTCCCTGGCGCTGGGCGCGGGGCTGGGAGCCGCGCTCGCCACTCGCCGCGGGTCCCAAAGCGATGAGGCGGAGGGGTTGCTGGCCCGCCTGCCCGTGGTGCCCGTGGTGGCTGCGGCCGGCCCGCCGGCGCTGCCGGGCTCCGGGCGGGTGGAGCTGACCAAGTACGGGCTGCCCGGGCTGGCGCAGCTGCGGAGCCGTGAGTCCTACGTGCTGTGCTACGACCCGCGGAGCCGCAGCGCCCTTTGGGTTGTGGAGCAGCTCAACCGGGAGACCCTCAGCGGCACCTCCGACCGCGGCGACTGCGAATTCCTTGAGGATGATTCGGTCCACGAGTACCACCGAGCCACCAACGCCGACTACCGCGGCAGCGGCTTCGACCGCGGGCACTTGGCCGCTGCTGCCAACCATAAGTGGAGCCAGAAAGCCATGCGGGACACCTTCTACCTCAGCAACATCGCCCCGCAG GATCCTCATTTAAACCAGCATGCCTGGAATAACCTTGAGAAGTACAGCAGAGGCTTAGCAAGAAGCAACAAGAATGTCTACGTCTGCACAGGACCCCTTTACCTGCCCAG GATGGAGGCTGATGGGAAGATGTATGTCAAGTACCAGGTGATTGGGAAGAACAACGTGGCCGTCCCCACCCATTTCTTCAAGGTGCTTATCCTGGAAAAGGAGAGTGGGGAGATTGAGCTGCGCTCTTATGTGATGCCCAACAGCCCTGTGGATGAGAAAATCCCCCTGGAACGATTCCTGGTTCCCATTGAGAGCATTGAGCGAGCTTCAGGGCTCCTTTTTGTCCCAAACATCTTGAAAAGAACAAGCAACTTGAAAGCCATCACAGCTGGAAACAAGCACTGA
- the SPOUT1 gene encoding putative methyltransferase C9orf114 homolog isoform X2: MRLLKKLEKQRMRELAEKQAKKEEEQKEDKGRHYTLSIALPGSILNNAQSLELRTYLAGQIARACAIFCVDEIVVFDEEGENVKTVEGDFEGIGRKGKACVQLARILQYLECPQYLRKSFFPKHEDLQFAGLLNPLDSPHHMRVDEDSEYREGVVLDRPTKPGRGSFVNCGMRKEVQIDKQLNPGLRVTVRLEEPQNPEAKVRKGTVVSSHHPRTVSGLYWGYSVRLASCLSAVFSECPFKEGYDLSIGTSERGSSVDQASLPSFRHALVVFGGLEGLEAGVDVDPKLEVTDPSVLFDFYLNTCPSQGSRTIRTEEALLISLSALRPHIHEAVKTPRES, from the exons atgagGCTACTgaaaaaactggaaaagcagCGGATGCGGGAGCTGGCAGAAAAACAAGCTaagaaagaggaggagcagaaggaagatAAAG GGCGTCACTACACGCTGAGCATTGCCCTGCCAGGCTCCATCCTGAACAATGCTCAGTCCCTGGAGCTAAGGACCTACCTTGCTGGACAGATTGCTCGGGCCTGTGCCATCTTCTGTGTGGATGAGATCGTGGTGTTTGACGAGGAGGGAGAAAACGTAAA gacTGTGGAAGGAGATTTTGAAGGAAttgggaggaaaggaaaggcgTGCGTGCAGCTGGCTCGGATCCTCCAGTACTTGGAGTGCCCTCA GTACTTGAGGAAAtccttttttccaaaacatGAGGATCTGCAATTTGCAG GGCTCCTCAATCCCCTGGACAGCCCCCACCACATGCGTGTGGATGAGGACTCGGAATACCGGGAAGGGGTCGTGTTGGATCGGCCAACTAAGCCAGGCAGAGGCTCTTTTGTCAACTGTGGGATGAGAAAG GAGGTGCAGATTGACAAACAGCTGAACCCTGGTCTGCGAGTCACTGTGCGCCTGGAGGAGCCCCAGAACCCAG AAGCCAAGGTGCGGAAAGGCACCGTGGTGTCCTCCCACCACCCTCGGACAGTCTCAGGCTTGTACTGGGGTTACAGCGTCCGCCTTGCCTCCTGCCTGA gtgctgtgttttcagaatGCCCTTTCAAGGAAGGCTACGATCTCTCCATTGGCACCTCAGAGAGGGGCAGCTCCGTGGACCAGGCCAGTCTCCCCTCCTTCAG GCATGCCCTTGTTGTCTTTGGAGGTCTTGAGGGCTTGGAAGCTGGGGTTGATGTGGATCCAAAGCTGGAGGTCACCGACCCAAGTGTCTTGTTTGACTTCTACCTGAACACTTGTCCCAGCCAAGGCAGCCGAACCATCCGGACAGAG GAAGCGCTCCTGATCTCTCTCTCTGCACTGAGACCCCACATCCATGAGGCTGTGAAGACACCCCGAGAGAGCTGA
- the KYAT1 gene encoding kynurenine--oxoglutarate transaminase 1 produces MLRRVGPSLRHFLLERKSSAAYSSHSNEAKMSRPVQARRLEGIDKNIWVEFVKLAATYSKVNLGQGFPDFPPPDFLKEAFERALSREKYMLHQYTRVFGHPPLVKILAQLFGKLLGRDLDPLTNVMVTVGAYQALFCCFQAFVEEGDEVIIIEPFFDCYQPMVKMAGGTPVFVPLRPKPSKDRKLMSSADWQLDPAELASKFSRRTKAIVLNSPNNPLGKVFSRGELELIAELCVKHDVLCISDEVYEWLVYDGKEHVRIASLQGMWDRTVIIGSAGKTFSATGWKVGWTVGPDQLLRHVRTVHQNSVYHCATIAQEAVGQGFQRELELYGKPESYFVQLPKELQQKRDWLVQSLDAVGMKPIIPEGTYFLVADISEFKSDVPDVPNSEEPYDYRFAKWMVKNKGIAAIPLSAFYCEAHKNNYNHFVRFCFAKEEATLKAANDILQKWKQEKTSP; encoded by the exons aTGCTCAGGAGAGTGGGACCCTCTCTGCGTCACttcttgctggagaggaagagcagTGCTGCATATAGCTCACACTCCAATGAG GCAAAAATGTCAAGACCAGTGCAAGCTCGGAGGCTCGAGGGCATAGATAAGAATATCTG gGTGGAGTTTGTAAAGCTGGCTGCCACCTACTCCAAAGTGAACCTGGGCCAGGGCTTCCCTGACTTCCCACCACCAGATTTTCTGAAGGAGGCATTTGAAAGAGCCCTCAGCAGGGAGAAATACATGCTGCACCAGTACACCCGTGTCTTC GGTCATCCACCTCTGGTGAAGATCCTAGCACAGCTTTTTGGGAAGCTGCTTGGACGAGACCTGGATCCTCTGACCAATGTGATGGTGACTGTTGGGGCATACCAGgctcttttctgctgcttccaggcTTTCGTTGAGGAAGGTGATGAG GTGATAATCATTGAGCCCTTCTTTGACTGCTATCAGCCCATGGTGAAAATGGCTGGTGGGACACCCGTGTTTGTCCCACTGAGACCG AAACCTTCAAAAGATAGAAAATTGATGTCTAGTGCAGACTGGCAGCTGGACCCAGCTGAACTGGCTTCTAAATTCAGCAGACGGACAAAAGCCATCGTCCTGAACTCACCCAACAACCCTCTGGGCAAG gtgTTCAGCCGAGGGGAGCTGGAGCTCattgcagagctgtgtgtgaAACACGACGTCCTGTGCATCAGTGACGAGGTGTACGAGTGGCTGGTGTACGACGGGAAGGAGCACGTCCGCATCG CCAGCTTGCAAGGGATGTGGGACCGCACGGTGATCATCGGGAGTGCTGGGAAAACCTTCAGTGCCACTGGATGGAAG GTGGGCTGGACTGTGGGACCTGACCAGCTGCTGCGGCACGTCCGAACTGTGCACCAAAACTCAGTGTACCACTGTGCCACAATTGCCCAG GAGGCTGTGGGTCAGGGTTTCCAGAGGGAGCTTGAGCTCTATGGGAAGCCAGAAAGCTACTTTGTCCAACTACccaaagagctgcagcagaagagaGACTGGCTGGTGCAGAGCCTGGATGCTGTGGGGATGAAACCAATCATCCCCGAGGGCACCTACTTCTTGGTGGCAGACATCTCCGAGTTCA aatctgatgtccctgatgtccccaactCTGAGGAGCCCTACGACTACAGATTTGCAAAGTGGATGGTCAAGAACAAG GGAATTGCTGCCatccctctctctgctttctacTGTGAGGCCCACAAGAACAACTACAACCATTTTGTCAGGTTCTGCTTCGCAAAG GAGGAAGCCACACTGAAGGCAGCTAATGATATACTGCAAAAATGGAAACAGGAGAAAACCAGTCCCTGA
- the SPOUT1 gene encoding putative methyltransferase C9orf114 homolog isoform X1, with protein sequence MAEKRPRGVEVEDRRVDWRRWKQERKAEKKKWKEMRLLKKLEKQRMRELAEKQAKKEEEQKEDKGRHYTLSIALPGSILNNAQSLELRTYLAGQIARACAIFCVDEIVVFDEEGENVKTVEGDFEGIGRKGKACVQLARILQYLECPQYLRKSFFPKHEDLQFAGLLNPLDSPHHMRVDEDSEYREGVVLDRPTKPGRGSFVNCGMRKEVQIDKQLNPGLRVTVRLEEPQNPEAKVRKGTVVSSHHPRTVSGLYWGYSVRLASCLSAVFSECPFKEGYDLSIGTSERGSSVDQASLPSFRHALVVFGGLEGLEAGVDVDPKLEVTDPSVLFDFYLNTCPSQGSRTIRTEEALLISLSALRPHIHEAVKTPRES encoded by the exons ATGGCGGAGAAGCGGCCCAGAGGCGTGGAG GTTGAGGACAGGAGGGTGGACTGGCGCCGCTGGAAGCAGGAGA GGAAAGCCgagaagaaaaaatggaaggaaatgagGCTACTgaaaaaactggaaaagcagCGGATGCGGGAGCTGGCAGAAAAACAAGCTaagaaagaggaggagcagaaggaagatAAAG GGCGTCACTACACGCTGAGCATTGCCCTGCCAGGCTCCATCCTGAACAATGCTCAGTCCCTGGAGCTAAGGACCTACCTTGCTGGACAGATTGCTCGGGCCTGTGCCATCTTCTGTGTGGATGAGATCGTGGTGTTTGACGAGGAGGGAGAAAACGTAAA gacTGTGGAAGGAGATTTTGAAGGAAttgggaggaaaggaaaggcgTGCGTGCAGCTGGCTCGGATCCTCCAGTACTTGGAGTGCCCTCA GTACTTGAGGAAAtccttttttccaaaacatGAGGATCTGCAATTTGCAG GGCTCCTCAATCCCCTGGACAGCCCCCACCACATGCGTGTGGATGAGGACTCGGAATACCGGGAAGGGGTCGTGTTGGATCGGCCAACTAAGCCAGGCAGAGGCTCTTTTGTCAACTGTGGGATGAGAAAG GAGGTGCAGATTGACAAACAGCTGAACCCTGGTCTGCGAGTCACTGTGCGCCTGGAGGAGCCCCAGAACCCAG AAGCCAAGGTGCGGAAAGGCACCGTGGTGTCCTCCCACCACCCTCGGACAGTCTCAGGCTTGTACTGGGGTTACAGCGTCCGCCTTGCCTCCTGCCTGA gtgctgtgttttcagaatGCCCTTTCAAGGAAGGCTACGATCTCTCCATTGGCACCTCAGAGAGGGGCAGCTCCGTGGACCAGGCCAGTCTCCCCTCCTTCAG GCATGCCCTTGTTGTCTTTGGAGGTCTTGAGGGCTTGGAAGCTGGGGTTGATGTGGATCCAAAGCTGGAGGTCACCGACCCAAGTGTCTTGTTTGACTTCTACCTGAACACTTGTCCCAGCCAAGGCAGCCGAACCATCCGGACAGAG GAAGCGCTCCTGATCTCTCTCTCTGCACTGAGACCCCACATCCATGAGGCTGTGAAGACACCCCGAGAGAGCTGA